A genome region from Ottowia testudinis includes the following:
- a CDS encoding DUF5682 family protein, whose protein sequence is MIPRIIGIRHHSPACARLVAHAIAQDRPAAVLIEGPSDFNPRLPELLLPHRLPIALYSYAHDGAGAARCWFPLTGYSPEWVALTQGHTSGAVVRFIDLPHWQYRALPDHERRMAPANQPPGLPGEQRSHYRRVTQALAARLHCDGDHALWDHLFEAQSLASPPDFDALAERLDTYFHDLRGDPTLHTTAQDDAREACMARWVAWAMHRFPGRNVLVVCGGWHKRAIESLWPTLAATEELASPTPSDPLLHGAYLVPYEYRQLEALSGYAAGMQSPQYYQWLAEGGAGAACAQAAQAIVQRLRARQVPASTADVVAFHTTLTALARLRGHAEPLRVDILDAAQSAFVKEALDAPAPWAGHQVLSTQDHPALREALLALTGDARGELAGDTPLPPLVADVRQRLLACGLTLPSAPTTHTLDRRRAQDTLAAQTLWQLRLIGAEGVELTSINAPLSARHLPQALLFEEHWRLHDNPRWLPSLIEAAVHGATLIDAARACLLARLDAPIATAPAASPPSAAAMAQCLTDAVRAGFFDLGEELASRLAHSIHTVHDHGALAQAALTLLDVALAGFWGQDTRPVMLSALSAMGDRLLWLLDGLDAALPTPGHAGAPAPAGSPTLDADVAAVRALAGLLRLSEAQAIAGWQASFTLDSLLRLARAPGRPPALRGAAAGLALTQAHRYAPGTALRGTELIALTRAVPPRDQLGDYLYGLFAITRATLKTTPGLVEAVHATLAQLSHDDFLVALPALRGAFAWFPPRERGDIAARVGALLGLTAPERTRLTQLSQGDNHYLRARAAEAQALAWARDCGLLTSVTDEQLT, encoded by the coding sequence GTGATTCCCCGAATCATCGGCATCCGCCACCACAGCCCGGCCTGCGCCCGGCTGGTGGCGCATGCCATCGCGCAAGACCGGCCCGCGGCGGTGTTGATTGAAGGCCCAAGCGATTTCAACCCCCGCCTGCCCGAATTGCTGCTGCCGCATCGCCTGCCCATCGCGCTGTACAGCTACGCGCACGATGGCGCTGGCGCCGCGCGCTGCTGGTTTCCGCTGACGGGGTACTCGCCCGAATGGGTGGCACTGACCCAAGGCCACACCAGTGGCGCCGTGGTGCGCTTCATCGATCTACCGCACTGGCAATACCGCGCCTTGCCCGATCACGAACGGCGCATGGCCCCGGCCAATCAGCCGCCCGGCCTGCCCGGCGAGCAGCGCAGCCATTACCGCCGCGTCACCCAGGCGCTGGCCGCCCGCCTGCATTGCGATGGCGACCACGCGCTGTGGGACCACTTGTTCGAGGCGCAATCGCTCGCCTCGCCGCCCGACTTTGATGCGCTGGCCGAGCGCCTGGACACCTACTTTCACGACCTGCGGGGCGACCCCACCCTGCACACCACCGCGCAGGACGACGCGCGCGAAGCCTGCATGGCGCGCTGGGTGGCGTGGGCCATGCATCGATTTCCAGGGCGCAACGTGCTGGTGGTGTGCGGCGGCTGGCACAAGCGGGCCATTGAATCGCTGTGGCCCACGCTGGCCGCCACCGAGGAGCTCGCCAGCCCCACGCCGTCTGACCCGCTCCTGCACGGCGCCTACCTGGTGCCTTACGAATATCGACAGCTCGAAGCACTGTCGGGCTACGCCGCCGGCATGCAATCGCCGCAGTACTACCAGTGGCTAGCCGAGGGCGGTGCCGGCGCCGCCTGCGCGCAGGCCGCACAGGCCATCGTTCAGCGCCTGCGCGCACGCCAGGTGCCCGCCAGCACGGCGGACGTGGTGGCCTTTCACACCACGCTCACGGCGCTGGCGCGGCTGCGCGGCCATGCCGAGCCGCTGCGCGTGGACATCCTCGACGCCGCGCAGTCCGCCTTTGTCAAGGAAGCGCTCGATGCGCCTGCGCCCTGGGCGGGGCACCAGGTGCTGTCCACGCAGGATCACCCCGCGCTGCGCGAAGCGCTGCTGGCCCTCACCGGGGACGCGCGGGGCGAGCTGGCCGGCGACACACCGCTGCCGCCCTTGGTGGCCGACGTGCGGCAGCGCCTGCTGGCCTGCGGCCTCACGCTGCCCAGCGCGCCCACCACGCACACGCTCGACCGCCGCCGCGCCCAAGACACCCTGGCCGCGCAAACGCTGTGGCAGCTGCGCCTGATTGGTGCCGAAGGCGTGGAGTTGACCAGCATCAACGCCCCCTTGTCCGCGCGCCATTTGCCGCAAGCGCTCTTGTTTGAAGAGCACTGGCGCCTGCACGACAACCCGCGCTGGCTGCCCAGCCTGATCGAAGCCGCGGTGCACGGCGCGACACTCATCGACGCCGCCCGCGCCTGCCTGCTGGCACGGCTGGATGCCCCCATCGCCACCGCACCGGCCGCATCGCCCCCCAGCGCCGCCGCCATGGCCCAGTGCCTGACCGACGCCGTGCGCGCAGGGTTTTTTGACTTGGGCGAAGAGCTGGCCAGCCGGCTCGCGCACAGCATCCACACCGTGCACGACCACGGTGCGCTGGCCCAGGCCGCGCTCACGCTGCTGGACGTGGCGCTGGCCGGCTTTTGGGGGCAAGACACGCGCCCCGTCATGCTGTCCGCGCTGTCCGCCATGGGTGACCGGCTGCTGTGGCTGCTCGACGGGCTGGACGCCGCCCTGCCCACGCCCGGCCACGCAGGCGCGCCAGCGCCCGCCGGCAGCCCCACGCTCGACGCTGACGTGGCCGCCGTGCGCGCGCTGGCCGGACTGCTGCGCCTGTCCGAGGCGCAAGCCATCGCCGGCTGGCAAGCCAGCTTCACGCTCGACAGCCTGCTGCGCCTGGCGCGCGCACCGGGCCGCCCACCGGCACTGCGCGGCGCCGCCGCCGGCTTGGCGTTGACGCAAGCGCACCGCTACGCGCCCGGCACGGCGCTGCGGGGTACCGAACTCATCGCCCTCACCCGCGCCGTGCCGCCGCGCGATCAGCTGGGCGACTACCTGTACGGCCTGTTCGCCATCACCCGCGCCACGCTCAAGACCACGCCGGGCCTGGTCGAGGCCGTGCACGCCACGCTGGCGCAGTTGTCGCACGACGATTTCCTGGTCGCCCTGCCCGCGCTGCGCGGCGCCTTCGCCTGGTTCCCCCCGCGCGAGCGCGGCGACATCGCGGCGCGCGTGGGCGCCCTGCTGGGCCTCACGGCGCCCGAGCGCACGCGCCTGACGCAACTGTCGCAGGGCGACAACCACTACCTGCGCGCCCGCGCGGCCGAGGCGCAAGCGTTGGCCTGGGCGCGCGACTGCGGCCTGCTGACTTCGGTCACCGATGAGCAGTTGACTTGA
- a CDS encoding ATP-binding protein, whose amino-acid sequence MFKRAEPAPVLPTAQRLPAELLYAEELAHLIAHDQAPKPPGWRLSMPAVRDFVLGGTVAGRELRRKIVCAPSLIERCLVTLASQRALLLVGEPGTAKSLLSELLAAAVSGASTLTIQGSAATTEDQIKYGWNYALLLNDGPSQRALVPSPLFRAMQAGQVVRFEEITRCPPEVQDSLLSILSERLLMVPELPEGGTVFAQDGFNLIATANTRDRGVNEMSAALKRRFAFETVLPIADYAQELALVQNEVARLLAQDRVPVQPSAPLLEVLVTTFRDLRQGVDREGGATDKLSSVLSTAEAVSVAHAVALRGYYLRGDAGTPADLVEALAGAAAKDNADDLKKLRRYIEHKAAKRPGDAWAAFHAARHALPQ is encoded by the coding sequence ATGTTCAAACGCGCCGAACCCGCCCCAGTGCTGCCCACCGCCCAGCGTTTGCCCGCCGAATTGCTTTACGCCGAAGAGCTGGCACACCTGATCGCGCACGACCAGGCGCCCAAGCCGCCCGGCTGGCGGCTGTCGATGCCCGCCGTGCGCGACTTTGTTCTGGGCGGCACGGTGGCGGGGCGCGAATTGCGCCGCAAGATCGTCTGCGCGCCCAGCCTGATCGAGCGCTGCCTGGTCACCCTGGCCAGCCAGCGCGCGCTGCTGCTGGTGGGCGAGCCGGGCACGGCCAAGAGCCTGCTGTCGGAGCTGCTGGCCGCCGCCGTCAGCGGTGCCAGCACGCTCACCATCCAAGGCAGCGCCGCCACCACCGAAGACCAGATCAAATACGGCTGGAACTACGCCCTGCTGCTGAACGACGGCCCCAGCCAGCGCGCGCTGGTGCCCTCGCCCCTGTTTCGCGCCATGCAGGCGGGGCAAGTGGTGCGGTTTGAGGAAATCACACGCTGCCCGCCGGAAGTGCAAGACAGCCTGCTGTCGATTTTGTCGGAGCGCCTGCTGATGGTGCCCGAGCTGCCCGAAGGCGGCACCGTGTTCGCGCAAGACGGCTTCAACCTGATTGCCACCGCCAACACGCGCGACCGCGGGGTGAACGAAATGTCCGCTGCGCTCAAGCGCCGCTTTGCCTTTGAAACCGTGCTGCCGATTGCCGATTACGCGCAAGAGCTGGCTTTGGTGCAAAACGAAGTCGCGCGCCTGCTGGCGCAGGACCGCGTGCCGGTGCAGCCCAGCGCACCGCTGCTCGAAGTGCTGGTCACCACCTTTCGCGACCTGCGCCAGGGCGTTGACCGCGAAGGCGGCGCCACCGACAAGCTGTCCAGCGTACTCAGCACCGCCGAGGCCGTGAGCGTGGCGCACGCCGTGGCGCTGCGCGGCTACTACCTGCGCGGCGATGCCGGCACGCCCGCCGACCTGGTGGAGGCACTGGCCGGCGCTGCCGCCAAGGACAACGCCGACGATCTGAAGAAACTGCGCCGCTACATCGAGCACAAGGCCGCCAAGCGGCCGGGCGATGCGTGGGCCGCTTTCCACGCGGCGCGGCATGCGTTGCCGCAATGA
- a CDS encoding WGR and DUF4132 domain-containing protein produces MQRYELIEGKSAKFWEVQAEGADLTIRFGRIGTNGQTQTKTFADAAAALKERDKLIKEKTGKGYAEVSVAANAALAKVASKMASAPAESAQAATKTEAVKPTEPTAAAAPPTAVAAPASVVAGAGTQPPVDPSTLDWPPERIDDAILKKAIAPVLRGEQVPPFEASTALLDKIPELEDDTYQRSQPTLDAMAQALGQQWRFWGKAGGRACLTRERLSQPDPAYWREACAQCLAHWHWRSAAHEWIVKTGVVLHGIGFMLDTLLPLAQAVPHEHKVRSALEVLRHAIAAASQENHDAALLIAARVRQTRAEAGFICAFLFAHHQPWVDEALAQAKSDKQCWLLTCAMSPQQMVDYLHQSQHYLYYLYPTLQLQVARHGVRAMPVLELLLSHASDKSSAESMLEWIAAVQCPAQIGALVRQMEGAKETRALLDKVAESHPAATLYTAIDHLATHRLSMLQGWTLRLAARHPQALAQALAALEPAVAQAFTARLAALDVKEAGVDALPALLQNPPWLQKLRPQALPTLEVIPLPVEPRVEWTDSEIDHYRPMPKPERWLQDRLEKLAQNLGNMEAAVFRQLGINDQARTEILAGRAVSASDLTLEQQWSRPFDHLIHLPPGLALRVWNEYPVRSWTDYGDSDAIIQSILATHGQAALPGLLAYCKNRPEWGLPLATAIDATGIASIALHSFRNVKKSKAVAQDWIARHPRTTSIVALQEAFGTDKAARDNGAFGLRWLMRHGHEALIDEIAAEYGASTCPDMPAALTALKSADPLNVLPAKMPRLPPFFSPATFTRPQLKTGGALPVSAAEHIGTMLAISKLEAPYPGLDIVREVCTLESLAGFSWDLFDAWMAAGAPAKEAWAFHALGHLGNNDTVRGLTPKIREWPGEAAHARAVLGLDLLTLIGTDLALMSLNAIANKVKFKGLQERAREKIAAIADARGLSTDELADRLVPDLGLDESGALALDFGPRQFSVAFDESLKPFVRDAQGARLKDLPKPIKSDDAEKANAATARYKQLKKDAKAIASMQVTRLELAMTGQRRWSSNDFKLFFLQHPVMRFLATRLVWAVYRDGIFTEAFRVAEDFTLADRHDAGYTLAADASVGIAHVLEMSADEQADFGQILADYEILQPFRQLGRETYALTPHELAANAVTRFAGKTVSVGSLMGLINRGWERGDAQDGGWVGEFIKPAGDVLCLVAELEPGLVIGDLSYEPKQHVKAVTLCSEVTWDHSQTQPLSQLNPIAASEMLRDLDLLAPYQES; encoded by the coding sequence ATGCAACGCTACGAACTCATCGAAGGCAAGTCCGCCAAGTTTTGGGAAGTGCAGGCCGAGGGCGCCGACCTCACCATACGCTTTGGCCGCATCGGCACCAACGGCCAGACGCAGACCAAGACCTTTGCCGATGCGGCGGCGGCGCTGAAAGAACGCGACAAACTGATCAAGGAAAAAACGGGCAAGGGCTATGCCGAGGTGAGCGTGGCCGCCAACGCCGCGCTGGCCAAAGTGGCATCAAAAATGGCTTCAGCGCCCGCCGAATCAGCGCAAGCAGCTACTAAAACAGAAGCAGTCAAGCCAACTGAACCGACTGCGGCAGCGGCACCGCCCACGGCAGTGGCCGCTCCGGCTTCGGTTGTCGCCGGCGCGGGCACGCAACCGCCCGTGGATCCCAGCACGCTGGATTGGCCACCCGAGCGCATCGACGATGCCATCTTGAAGAAGGCCATTGCGCCAGTGTTGCGCGGTGAGCAGGTGCCGCCGTTTGAAGCGAGCACCGCGCTGCTGGACAAGATTCCCGAGCTGGAAGACGATACCTACCAGCGCAGCCAGCCCACCCTGGACGCCATGGCTCAAGCCCTTGGCCAGCAGTGGCGGTTCTGGGGCAAAGCGGGTGGCCGCGCCTGCCTCACGCGTGAGCGGCTGAGCCAGCCCGACCCGGCCTATTGGCGCGAAGCCTGCGCGCAGTGCCTGGCCCACTGGCACTGGCGCAGTGCGGCGCACGAATGGATCGTGAAGACCGGCGTGGTGCTGCACGGCATCGGCTTCATGCTGGACACACTGCTGCCGCTGGCGCAAGCCGTGCCGCATGAACACAAGGTGCGCTCGGCGCTGGAAGTGCTGCGGCACGCCATTGCCGCAGCTTCGCAAGAAAACCACGACGCTGCATTATTGATAGCTGCCCGCGTGCGCCAGACAAGGGCTGAGGCCGGTTTTATCTGTGCCTTTCTTTTTGCGCACCACCAACCCTGGGTGGACGAGGCGCTGGCACAGGCCAAGAGCGACAAGCAGTGCTGGCTGCTGACCTGCGCCATGTCGCCGCAGCAAATGGTGGACTACCTCCATCAAAGCCAGCATTACCTTTATTACCTGTACCCCACCCTGCAATTGCAGGTGGCACGGCATGGCGTGCGCGCCATGCCGGTGTTGGAACTGCTGCTGTCGCACGCCAGTGACAAGAGCAGCGCCGAAAGCATGCTGGAGTGGATCGCGGCCGTGCAGTGCCCGGCGCAAATCGGCGCCCTGGTGCGCCAGATGGAAGGCGCCAAGGAAACCCGCGCCTTGCTCGACAAGGTGGCTGAAAGCCATCCGGCCGCCACGCTGTATACCGCCATCGATCACCTGGCCACGCACCGCCTGAGCATGCTGCAAGGCTGGACGCTGCGCCTGGCCGCGCGGCATCCGCAGGCACTGGCGCAAGCTTTGGCAGCGCTTGAACCTGCCGTGGCACAGGCGTTCACGGCCAGGCTGGCGGCGTTGGATGTGAAGGAAGCTGGCGTAGACGCCCTGCCCGCGCTGCTGCAAAACCCGCCTTGGCTGCAAAAGCTGCGGCCACAGGCTTTGCCCACGCTGGAGGTGATTCCGCTGCCAGTAGAACCCCGCGTGGAGTGGACGGACAGCGAAATCGACCACTACCGGCCGATGCCCAAACCAGAACGCTGGCTGCAAGATCGGCTGGAAAAACTCGCCCAAAACCTGGGCAACATGGAAGCGGCGGTGTTCCGGCAATTGGGCATCAACGACCAGGCGCGCACTGAAATCCTGGCCGGCAGGGCCGTTTCGGCCAGTGACCTGACGCTGGAGCAACAGTGGAGCCGCCCCTTCGATCACCTCATCCACCTGCCGCCCGGCTTGGCTTTGCGTGTATGGAACGAGTACCCGGTGCGGTCATGGACGGATTACGGCGATTCCGACGCCATCATTCAATCGATATTGGCCACGCACGGCCAGGCCGCCCTGCCCGGCCTGCTGGCGTACTGCAAAAACCGGCCCGAATGGGGCCTGCCCCTGGCCACGGCCATCGATGCCACCGGCATCGCCAGCATCGCGTTGCACAGCTTTCGCAACGTGAAGAAAAGCAAGGCTGTCGCGCAGGATTGGATCGCCCGCCATCCGCGCACCACGTCCATCGTCGCCCTGCAAGAAGCCTTCGGCACCGACAAGGCGGCGCGAGACAACGGCGCCTTTGGCCTGCGCTGGCTGATGCGCCACGGGCACGAGGCGCTGATCGACGAGATCGCCGCCGAATATGGCGCCAGCACCTGTCCTGACATGCCGGCCGCGCTGACCGCGCTCAAGAGCGCCGATCCGCTGAACGTGCTGCCGGCCAAGATGCCCAGGCTGCCGCCGTTCTTCTCGCCTGCCACTTTCACGCGGCCGCAGCTCAAGACCGGCGGCGCGCTGCCCGTATCGGCCGCCGAGCACATCGGCACCATGCTGGCCATCAGCAAGCTGGAGGCGCCCTACCCCGGCCTGGACATCGTGCGCGAGGTGTGCACGCTCGAGTCGCTGGCCGGGTTTTCCTGGGACCTGTTCGATGCCTGGATGGCCGCAGGCGCGCCAGCCAAGGAAGCCTGGGCCTTTCACGCCCTGGGCCACCTGGGCAACAACGACACCGTGCGCGGCCTCACGCCCAAGATCCGCGAATGGCCCGGCGAAGCCGCGCACGCACGCGCCGTGCTGGGGCTGGACCTGCTCACGCTGATCGGCACCGACCTGGCGCTGATGAGCCTGAACGCGATCGCCAACAAGGTCAAATTCAAAGGTCTGCAAGAAAGAGCGCGCGAAAAGATTGCCGCCATTGCCGACGCGCGCGGCCTGAGCACCGACGAATTGGCCGACCGGCTGGTGCCCGATCTGGGGCTGGACGAATCCGGCGCGCTGGCGCTGGACTTTGGCCCGCGCCAGTTCAGCGTGGCGTTTGACGAAAGCCTGAAACCCTTCGTGCGCGATGCGCAAGGCGCGCGGCTGAAGGATTTGCCCAAACCCATCAAAAGCGACGACGCGGAGAAAGCCAACGCCGCCACCGCGCGCTACAAGCAACTGAAGAAAGACGCCAAGGCCATTGCCAGCATGCAGGTCACGCGGCTGGAGCTGGCCATGACGGGCCAACGCCGCTGGTCCAGCAACGACTTCAAGCTCTTCTTTTTGCAGCACCCTGTCATGCGCTTTCTGGCCACACGCCTGGTGTGGGCCGTGTACCGTGACGGCATCTTCACCGAAGCCTTTCGCGTGGCGGAAGACTTCACGCTGGCCGACCGGCACGACGCTGGCTACACGCTGGCCGCCGACGCCAGCGTCGGCATCGCCCACGTGCTGGAGATGTCTGCCGATGAGCAGGCCGACTTTGGCCAGATCCTGGCCGACTACGAAATCCTGCAACCCTTTCGCCAACTGGGACGCGAGACCTATGCACTGACGCCCCACGAGCTGGCCGCCAACGCCGTCACCCGCTTCGCCGGCAAAACCGTTTCAGTCGGCAGCCTGATGGGCCTCATCAACCGGGGTTGGGAGCGCGGTGACGCACAAGATGGCGGCTGGGTGGGCGAGTTCATCAAACCCGCTGGCGACGTCCTGTGCCTGGTGGCCGAGCTGGAGCCGGGGCTGGTGATTGGCGACCTGAGCTACGAGCCCAAGCAGCACGTCAAGGCCGTCACGCTGTGCAGCGAAGTCACTTGGGACCACAGCCAGACGCAGCCGCTGTCGCAACTTAACCCCATCGCCGCGAGCGAAATGCTGCGCGATCTGGATCTGCTGGCGCCTTACCAAGAAAGCTGA
- a CDS encoding DUF4132 domain-containing protein: protein MQRFELIEGTSAKFWEVQTEGNALTVRFGRIGTQGQVKTKTFATAEAAMAEQQKLIREKTGKGYVEWCATAAQTPRAPASLPAQAPAQDAVVASDPPHPTLLTPPSAIVPATGVPVAASLSPADLPWPSGGLDESLLPLNVGMPVVRGIHVPPFEVTSDLPSDHPLFVGNPSPADDRDLAAMAAACGETWQRWGDSLTQHLAADKLSAADRAAWLQICAQCLTMPNWTYGGAPRWIVQAGVHWRGVAFMVDVLMTLHRAVDNPYRAMGMALQALRHAIAAASPQAHDAALAEAERQRLLAPSSLIIASYLFPHHTAWFSEAMTHIRHRSDMDSLEACVMSIDQALAFVRHMKHLRQPAPSLYLMARLHGEGTLAVLSELIARTEPGWISPLLDWVQAMRYPAQISTLVAHFNHGKEVRARLDKVAEDFPAATLYSAIGEALRTRSSALQGWALRLGARHADSLAQSLAALPAPQADAWRAVLQQRVHAEAPSDALPDLLRTPPWMNPPRAVSLPTLSGPPLNVPVHVDVPEAMRQRATQKSGYSYPSGPKGIAHTVLEHLRIRAESRQPIIDGKALEPGDIDSSGYGWRQIRHLLALPSPLAIRLWNQYPADDWVSDDPHVVRVLLARYGVDALPGLLNYIRVLPESGLLAAIDVDDAGVAALALQSLSKAKAVRAAAQAWVQRHPRTTAAVALHHAFGTDAKAREAGANALRGLMKNCHEALIDQVAAEYGGPMPGAWQALKTLDPLAVLPAKLPKLPGFFVPEAFTRPILQNGQGALPVAAVEHIGTMLAISTLEAPYAGLEHVRQACTPESLAAFAWDVFEAWESAGAAPRQNWAFHALGWFGDDETVRRLAPKVRVWPGQSATKKRAEAGLDLLALIGTDLALMNLNAIADKSKFPAFRERAREKIAAIAEARDLTPEALADRLVPDLGLNERGAETLDFGPRQFTVAFDEALLPYVRERDGARLKTLPRPTKADDPERAPVASARFKQLKKDAEAIASTQIARLELAMARQRRWSGNDFQRFFVQHPVMRFLAARLVWGVYEDGTFAEGFRIAEDWTLADAQDDAYTLAPDATVGIAHVLDMPADTRAAFTQIVADYEIMQPFAQMARQTYALTDDERAANAVTRFAQRPVKAGSLMGLIHRGWERDEAHGGGMLGEFVKLVPGTDGVIVARLDPGLVLGDLSAEPKQTVTTLTLRTTRNGDQPQPLTRLNAVAASEMLRDLDLMAPFT, encoded by the coding sequence ATGCAGCGCTTTGAGTTGATCGAGGGCACATCGGCCAAATTCTGGGAGGTGCAGACCGAAGGCAACGCATTGACCGTGCGCTTTGGCCGTATCGGCACGCAGGGACAGGTCAAGACCAAGACCTTTGCCACGGCTGAAGCGGCGATGGCGGAGCAGCAGAAGTTGATCCGCGAGAAGACGGGCAAAGGATATGTTGAGTGGTGCGCTACTGCCGCGCAAACGCCCCGCGCGCCCGCGTCTTTGCCTGCCCAAGCCCCCGCCCAAGACGCCGTGGTCGCCTCTGATCCGCCGCACCCTACGTTACTCACACCACCCTCTGCCATCGTCCCAGCGACTGGCGTGCCCGTCGCGGCTTCACTTTCACCCGCTGACCTGCCCTGGCCGAGCGGCGGCCTGGATGAAAGCCTGCTGCCGCTCAATGTCGGCATGCCGGTGGTGCGTGGCATTCATGTGCCGCCGTTCGAAGTTACATCTGATCTGCCGTCTGACCATCCGTTGTTTGTCGGCAACCCCTCCCCCGCCGATGATCGGGATCTCGCGGCGATGGCCGCCGCCTGCGGTGAAACATGGCAGCGCTGGGGCGATTCGCTCACGCAGCATCTGGCCGCAGACAAGCTCAGCGCCGCCGACCGCGCCGCATGGCTGCAAATCTGTGCGCAATGCCTCACGATGCCCAACTGGACCTATGGCGGAGCGCCGCGCTGGATCGTACAGGCCGGCGTGCACTGGCGCGGCGTCGCCTTCATGGTCGACGTACTCATGACGCTGCACCGCGCCGTGGACAACCCCTACCGCGCGATGGGCATGGCGTTGCAGGCCTTGCGCCACGCGATTGCAGCCGCCTCGCCGCAAGCCCACGATGCCGCCCTGGCCGAGGCTGAGCGGCAGCGCCTGCTGGCGCCTTCCAGCTTGATCATCGCCAGCTACCTGTTTCCACATCACACGGCGTGGTTCAGCGAGGCCATGACCCACATCCGGCATCGCAGCGACATGGACTCGCTGGAAGCCTGTGTCATGTCGATCGATCAAGCGCTGGCTTTCGTGCGGCACATGAAGCACTTGCGCCAGCCAGCGCCCAGCCTGTACCTGATGGCCAGGCTGCATGGCGAAGGCACGCTCGCCGTGCTGTCGGAGCTGATAGCCCGCACCGAGCCAGGCTGGATCAGTCCGCTGCTCGACTGGGTGCAAGCGATGCGCTACCCGGCGCAAATCAGCACGCTGGTGGCGCATTTCAACCATGGCAAGGAAGTTCGCGCGCGGCTAGACAAGGTGGCTGAAGACTTTCCCGCCGCCACGCTCTACAGCGCCATCGGCGAAGCGCTGCGCACCCGCTCGTCCGCCCTGCAGGGCTGGGCGCTGCGCCTGGGTGCGCGCCACGCGGATTCGCTGGCGCAATCGCTCGCCGCGCTGCCGGCGCCGCAGGCCGATGCCTGGCGCGCCGTATTGCAGCAACGGGTGCACGCCGAGGCGCCGTCAGATGCGCTGCCCGATCTGCTGCGCACGCCGCCGTGGATGAACCCGCCCCGCGCGGTCAGCTTGCCCACCTTGAGTGGGCCCCCGTTGAACGTACCCGTCCACGTCGATGTGCCTGAAGCGATGCGCCAACGCGCGACGCAAAAAAGCGGTTATTCCTACCCATCAGGCCCCAAGGGCATTGCGCACACCGTGCTGGAGCATCTGCGCATTCGGGCTGAATCGCGCCAGCCCATCATCGACGGCAAGGCGCTGGAACCAGGCGATATTGACTCCTCCGGCTATGGGTGGCGCCAGATCAGGCACCTGCTGGCACTGCCTTCGCCGCTGGCGATTCGCCTGTGGAACCAATACCCCGCTGATGACTGGGTAAGCGATGATCCCCATGTGGTTCGTGTGCTGCTGGCGCGCTACGGCGTGGACGCGCTGCCAGGTTTGCTGAACTACATCCGTGTCCTGCCTGAATCAGGCTTGCTGGCTGCCATTGACGTGGACGATGCCGGTGTGGCCGCTCTGGCGCTGCAATCGCTGAGTAAGGCCAAGGCCGTGCGCGCCGCCGCGCAGGCCTGGGTGCAGCGCCATCCTCGCACCACAGCTGCCGTCGCCCTGCACCACGCCTTCGGCACCGACGCCAAGGCGCGCGAGGCCGGTGCCAACGCTCTGCGCGGGCTGATGAAAAACTGCCACGAGGCGCTGATCGACCAAGTTGCCGCTGAATACGGCGGCCCCATGCCCGGCGCCTGGCAAGCGCTGAAAACGCTTGACCCGCTGGCCGTGCTGCCGGCCAAGTTGCCCAAGCTGCCGGGGTTTTTCGTGCCTGAAGCCTTCACTCGGCCGATCTTGCAAAACGGCCAAGGCGCACTGCCCGTGGCGGCGGTGGAGCACATCGGCACCATGCTGGCCATCAGCACGCTCGAAGCGCCGTATGCGGGCCTGGAACACGTGCGACAGGCCTGCACGCCCGAATCGCTGGCCGCCTTCGCGTGGGACGTGTTCGAAGCCTGGGAATCCGCCGGTGCCGCGCCGCGTCAGAACTGGGCCTTTCACGCGCTGGGCTGGTTTGGCGATGACGAGACCGTGCGCCGCCTGGCGCCCAAGGTGCGCGTGTGGCCAGGCCAGTCGGCCACCAAAAAGCGCGCTGAAGCCGGGCTGGATTTGCTCGCCCTCATCGGCACCGACCTGGCGCTGATGAACCTGAACGCCATCGCCGACAAGTCGAAATTTCCCGCCTTCCGCGAGCGGGCACGCGAAAAAATCGCCGCCATCGCCGAAGCGCGCGATCTCACACCCGAAGCCCTGGCCGACCGCCTGGTGCCCGATTTGGGCCTGAACGAACGCGGCGCCGAAACGCTGGACTTTGGCCCGCGCCAGTTCACCGTCGCCTTTGACGAAGCGCTGCTGCCCTATGTGCGCGAGCGCGACGGCGCGCGCCTGAAAACCCTGCCGCGCCCGACCAAGGCCGACGACCCCGAGCGCGCTCCTGTCGCCAGCGCGCGCTTCAAACAACTGAAGAAAGACGCCGAAGCCATTGCATCCACCCAAATCGCGCGGCTGGAGCTGGCCATGGCACGCCAGCGCCGCTGGTCCGGCAACGACTTTCAGCGCTTCTTTGTGCAGCACCCGGTGATGCGCTTTTTGGCCGCGCGGCTGGTGTGGGGCGTGTATGAGGACGGCACCTTCGCAGAAGGTTTTCGCATCGCCGAAGACTGGACGCTGGCCGACGCGCAGGACGACGCTTATACGCTGGCGCCCGACGCCACAGTCGGCATCGCCCACGTGCTCGACATGCCCGCCGACACGCGCGCCGCCTTCACGCAGATCGTGGCCGATTACGAAATCATGCAGCCCTTTGCGCAGATGGCGCGCCAGACCTACGCGCTGACCGACGACGAGCGCGCCGCCAACGCCGTCACCCGCTTCGCCCAGCGGCCCGTGAAAGCCGGCAGCCTGATGGGCCTGATCCACCGCGGCTGGGAGCGCGACGAGGCGCATGGTGGCGGCATGCTGGGCGAATTCGTCAAGCTCGTGCCGGGCACTGACGGCGTGATCGTTGCCCGCCTTGACCCCGGCCTAGTGCTGGGTGATTTGAGCGCGGAACCGAAACAGACCGTGACCACGCTCACGCTGCGGACCACGCGCAACGGTGATCAGCCGCAGCCCCTGACTCGTTTGAACGCGGTGGCCGCCAGCGAAATGCTGCGCGATCTTGATTTGATGGCCCCTTTCACCTGA